Within the candidate division WOR-3 bacterium genome, the region GAATTAAAGATTATCAGAGGGTATTAGGTGACATCATTGTCATTCGTTCTGTTGAATCTAAGGATGCTTTATCGGCTAAAGCCAAAAGACTGCCTTATAAGTTATTATTAAAAATCCGTGATGAATTAATTAAAGAAATTCCTTCTTGTGTAAAAGTTTTATACGATATTACTGACAAACCACCTTCAACTATTGAGTATATCTAATCATGGATTGTCGAATATATTGTTTAGTTACTTTACTTGGTTGGGGACTTTGGGGATTTGGTACTAAATTATTAGGGAAATTTTATCCTCCCTTTCCTCTATCTTTTTTTTCTAATGTGGGTACAGTAATTTTCCTCTGCTTTTTTATTTTTAAATTTCCTTTGCCGATTAATAAATTTTCCTTCTATTCTTTGATAAATGGTCTAGTTGCCGGTATTGGGACAATCGGTTTTTACTTTGCTTTAAACAAAGGTGAAGCTTCAGTAGTCTTTCCAATAACTTCACTTTATATCGTTTTTCCCGTGATTTTAGGCTATATTTTTCTCAGGGAACCAATAACCCTCAAACATCTTTTAGGTTTTATTTTTAGTTTGATAGCAATCTATCTTCTTAGCAGTTAAGTTATTCAATCTTTTTAAGGAAATAAACTCGATACCAAGGATGAGAAAATATTGGTTCAAACATAAGATTCTCTTCTTCTAACGTATGAACACGAAATTGAGAAAGAAAATCAAAAAACGTTTCGACACCGGCAAAATCTTTTAACAAATAAAATACTAAAGAATTTTCGTAATCTTTTATATTTTTCTTTAAAGCAATAATTTCTCGAAAACTTTCTAAATTATTACTTATCTCTGATTTTGAAAGATAATATTCAAAAATAACTTTTCTTCTAAAGGGTATAATTAAATATTTCGGTTTTAAAGTTAATAAATAATTTTTTATTACGGGAATAGAATTTTCGATTGCTATCATTTTATCTTCTTCATCTTTTAAATTCCATTTGATATTCTCTATCTTATCAATTGGTGGATTTATGAAAAAAAGGAGTAAAAACAAAATTATCGGTAATAAAAATTTAATATTTTTCTTCTTAAAAAAGATATCAAAAGTTTGGAATAAAAAGAAACTCAAAAAAAACAAAGATAGTAAAAAGAATCTTCTCATTGGTAAAACTCCGCCACGAAAGGAAAGAAGAAAATAAAAGACAAAGGGCGAAAAAATTGCCGCCAATAAAATCAAATAACTTTCAAGATTATTTCGACAATGATATATTGTTGAAATTATTGCCAAGAAACAGATTATCAGAAATAACCAGCCTGTTTGACTGCTAAGATCTTTAAAAACTATTGGAAAAAAATTTTGTGGTTTTACAAGAGGAATTCCCGTAATAATTGGATAACGAGCAGTTATAATAAAAGAATAAAAGGGGGTAGAAAAAGCACGATAATCAAAAAAAAGCCAAACAACAGGAGCTAAAAAGGGCAAAAATAAAAATAACGATTTTTTTTCTTTCCAAAAAAATACCGGTAATAAAAAGATAAAAGCGATAAACCAAGCATCCGGTCTTATTAAACCAGCAATAAGATTTAATACTCCGTATTTTAAATAATCTTTTATCAAGAAATAATAGAGAGAAATAATCATTATTGGAATATATAAAAACACCCAATACACGCTTAAAAGATTTTGCCAACTATCTTCAAAGAAAAAAAGAGAGTAAAGGAAAGCCAAAAAACCAGCAAAGAAAGAATTAGAAAATTTTTCACTAATTTTTAAAAAATAAAAAAAACCTAACGAAATTAAAAAAGAGATAATGAGATAATTAATAAAAGAAGAAAAAAGATAACAGAAAAAAGCCATTAAAGGTTTTGGTGTTTCCGATAAAAAATAGGGGGGCGATTGGGAGATAATAAAATATTGAAACATCCTGCGATAAGTGATATTTACACTTTTTCCTAAATATCGGTACTGAAGGTTTAAAAAAAGTGGTAATAGTATTAAAATTAAAAATAAAAATATAGTACTACATAATTTTAATTTAAAATCAAAAGATAATTTGGAAATCTTTAAAATCTTAACCCCTATTCTTTGGCGGCAAATTTTTCTAAAATATTTTCGTTAATATCAAAATTGGAATAAACCTGTTGAACTTCTTCTAATTCTTCAATTGCGGAAATCAATTTTAATATCTTTTCCGCCACTTTTTCATCAGTTATTGTTACGGTAGTTAAGGGTAATTTTGTTAATTCTGCGTGGTCAATAGGAACATTATTTTCCTTTAACCTTTCTTTTACTTTGGAAAAATCTTCTAAAGAAGTAATTATTTGATAAGAACTTTCATCGACTTTTATATCCTCCGCCCCTGCTTCCAAAGCAATATTAAAAATTGTTTCTTCATCTACTTTTTCTTTACTTACCATAATTACTCCTTTAGGTCTAAATTGCCAAGATACCGAACCTGCTTGGCCTAGATTACCACCGTATTTAGAAAAAATATGCCGAATATCATTAACTGTTCGATTGCGATTATCAGTAAGAGTCTTAACAATAATTGCTACTCCCTCTGGACCGTAACCTTCAAATTCGATCTCTTCATAAACTACTCCAGGAAGTTCACCGGTTCCTCTTTTTATAGCTCTTTCAATATTCTCACTGGGCATATTCGCCTCTTTTGCTGCCTCGATCGCCATTCTTAAGCGAGGATTGAAATCAGGATTCCCCCCTCCTAATCGCGCCGCCGTGGTTATTTCTCTTGCTAATTTAGAAAATAACTTACCTCTCTGTTGATCCACCTTAGCCTTCTTATGTTTTATTTGTGCCCATTTAGAATGGCCAGCCATAATTCCTCCGTTTTTCTATAAATATTATAAAACAAATTTAATAATTGTCAATTTATTAAATATTTAAAAAAACCTTCTAAAATTTTGATTTTTCTATTTTTCGCTATTAATAAAATAATCGACTCAAACACTAATTCCTCTACCGCCAAGATAGTAGATACTACCCAAAGGGTAGATTTTTTTAAATCTCTAATTTATATCACTTATAAAAATTTAAAATTGATTTGAAACAATCAGAAATTAAAAATTTTAATTAATAAATTTATTTAACCTATCTAACGATACCGCATTTTATTAATTAGTTACTTCCCTCTAATTATTGACAAAAACTTTCTTTTAACTCATATTTTAAAGATGGCAGAGAGGCCTTATGAAGAATTAGTAATCCATGATAAATTAATCCTTTGTTTAAAACAAACAGTTTATCGATATCCTAATGAAAAGTATCCTTATTTAAAAACTTATGCCAATCATCCTGATAAGCATCGAGGGATATACAGCGCCAACAATGGTAATTATTATTATCCTGATCTGGTAGTAATTGATTTAAGAAATGAAAAAATAATTATGATTGCTGAAGTAGAAACCATTTCTACTTTAAATGAACAAGAGGCAGAGGAATGGAAAAATTTCTCTTATCTCTCTTCTCATTTTGCTCTTTTTTATCCTAAAGGTTATGAGTTTAAAATTCGTCAACTTTGTAAAAATATTAAAATTGATTCTTTCTTGGAATATAGCGAAATAGAAGGTAAATTTAAATTAGAGAAAAAAAGAATTATCTTTTAAAAAGATTTATATACCAATAAAAAAGGTACTCACCAAACAAAAAATTTAAAACTGTACTCACTGCTAAAAAGCTTCCAAAGGGAATATAATCTTTTATACTCCTCTTTTTAAGTATTAATAAGAATAAAGAAACAACCAATCCTAAAATAGCTCCACAAAATATAATAAAAAGCACATTTTTATAACCAAAATAACTACCTAAAAAACCAGCCATTTTTATATCGCCACCCCCTATCGCTTCTTTTTTTCTTAATAATAGCCATATTAATCTCAAAAGAAATAAAAAACCCGCTCCGACAACGATTCCGTACAAAGAAAATAAGGGGAATTTATCAATATTAAACAAAAAACCAAACAATATTCCTGGATAATTTAGCCAATCAGGAATTATTTGAAATTCCCAATCAATAAAAAATATTATTAATAAAGCGCTAAACAAGAATATTAGCAAAATAGTTTTAAAAGAAAAATTATGCCTTTCGTAACTAAATAGAAAAATGAAACCAGTTAACAATTCGACAATTGGGTAGCGAAAAGAAATTGATCTTTTACAACAACGGCATTTACCACCTAAGAGAAGAAAACTTATTAAAGGAATATTATCATAAAACTTTATTTTTTTTTGACAAAAAGGGCAAAAGGAACTCGGTTTTATAATAGAAATCCCTCTGGGAGTTCGATAAATTAAAACATTAAAAAAACTACCGAAGACTAACCCAATGACAAAGGCAAAAATTTTATTAAAAACCGCCACTCAAAACACTCCTAACAAATTTTTCATCGTTACAATATTCAAACAAAGTTTCCCGAGTAATTATCCCTTGTTGATAAAGTTTAATCAGAGATTGATCTAAAGTTTGCATTCCAAATTCGGTACCAGTTTGCACCAAAGAAGGAATCTGATAAGACTTATTTTCTCTAATAAGATTTTTTATTGCTGGTGTGCCAACCAAAATTTCCATTGCTGCTGCTCTTCCGCCTTCCTTTCTGGGAACCAAAATTTGAGAAATAATACCAACAATTACGTTAGCAAAAATGTGCCTAATAAAATTTTGTTGTTCGGCAGGAAAAACATCAATTACCCGATCGACAGTCTCTGCGACATTATTAGTATGAAGAGTAGAAAGGACCAAATGACCAGTCTCGGCAGCAGTAAGCGCTAAAGAAATTGTTTCCAAATCTCGCATTTCGCCAATTAAAATCACATCCGGGTCTTCTCGTAGACATGCTCTTAAAGCCGAAACAAAAGAACGAGAGTGAACCCCTATCTCTCTCTGGCTTATTAAACAGTTTCTTCCTTTAAAAACATATTCTATCGGATCTTCAATGGTAATTATCCTTAAAGCCTTTTCCCTGTCCAACAAATCAATCATACTCGCCAAGGTGGTAGATTTACCACATCCAGTGGGACCCGTAACCAAAATTAATCCTCTCTTTTTTCTCACCAATTCAGCAACTATCGGTGGAGCCGGTAGTTCTTCCAAAGTTCTTATTCTTGCCGGAATAATCCGAAAGGCAGCACCAATACCATTCATATCCAAAAAAACATTTACCCGTGCTCGGATTCGATCTTTGCTCACATACTCCAATCTCATCCCCTCGGTAGCTTCTCCCCAAGTATAGGAAAAATCAAGTTCTCTTTTTTTTTCCAACGTTTCAATCTGTTCTTTATTCAAAATTGAATAAATTATTTCTTTTGTATCTTCTTTTTTTAAAGGAGGTCCAGGAATTCTTTTTAATTCGCCATTTACTCTAATTATTGGTGGATTATTAGCGGTAATATGTAAATCTGACGCCCCATAAGCAGCTGCATATTTCAATAATTCATCAATTTTCTTAACATATTTCTCTTCTTTTTTTTCCATTTAATTAAAACTAAATTATTGAAGTGAAAAATTATCCTTGGCTTTCTATAACTCTCGGGATTATAAAAATAAGTAATTCACTTTCTTCTTTTCTTATAGAAGTTCGAGTAAATAATTTTCCTAAAATTGGTATAGAACCCAAAATCGGAATCCTCGTTTCCGCCCTAGTCTCTTGTTCTCGCTTCAAACCACCGATTACAATCACTTCACCATCTTTGGCCGCTACTTGAGTTTTTGCTTCCCGCGTAGCAATTATTGGGACCTCCTGCTCGCCAGCAGTTCGCCAACCAATGATCGCTTCTACTTTTGGTTCTATTTCCATTGTAATACTTCCATCTTTCGTTAAATGAGGAGAAACTGTTAACATAATCCCTATCGATCTTTCTCGCCAAGTATAAACTCTTTCTCGTGTCTCAGGATCGACGCGAACTTCTAATAAAGGAACCTTCGTCACCATTTCCACCGTAGCCTTTTGATTGTCCATAGTTAAGGTATGAGGATTAGCGAGTAATTTTGCCTTTCCTTTTGATTGCAATAATTCCAAAGCCGCTGACATCTGAGCAAAAGAAAGTTTACCAATTATTAAATGCTTAAAAGTTATTGGTATTGCTATCTCTTTACCAATATCAGGAACAGTAGCAGTGGCTGCAGTTCGTATTGACCAGTCAATTCCATAAATTTCATCCGAAGATATTGTTGTTTCAATAAATTTAGCCTCAATAGAAATTTGTGGCGCCGGCCGGTCAAGTTCAGCAATTAATTTCTCGATTTCTGCTAATTTTTCAGGAATATCAGTAATTATTAAATAAGAAGCTCTTTTACTTCCGCCTCCTTCGCCAATCTTCTTTTCCACTGCTTCTACTCTCCCCTTGGAAGAAAGAAATTTATCTATTACTTTTTTAATATCATTTGCTTCAGCATAATTTAAATTGTATACTCGGGTATGAAGTTCTCCTTCAATATCTTTTTTAAAAGGTTTTACCATTATTACCCCTTCACTAATTTCTACTGCATTACATTCTACCGCTCTTAAAATAGCAGAAAAGGCAACCGAAAAAGGAACATCATCAAAACGCATAGTTACTGTTCCTTTTACTTCGGGTGAAGCAATTATATTAATATTTCCTAAACGTGAAAGCATTCTCAACACATCAATGATATCAGCATCTTTTACCTCTAAAGAAACTGTTTTTTCTGTCATCTTCTTTTCGGTAGGTAATGAAACGGTTTCTTTACTTAATTCCAAAACTATTAAATTATTTTGACGAAAGGCATTATAAGCATAAGGAGCTTCCAAGTTTATATTTACTTTTGTTCCTTCTTTATCCTCTTTGATTATAAAATTTTTTATACCAAATTTTGCTACCTCGATTGTCTCCTTTGTTGAAGATTTTACACCGAATAAAATTATATTAATTGTGGGCGGAAACAAATTAAGAGAAGTTTGAAACTCGCAAAAAGTATCGCAACTCAAAGTAATTCTGATTTTTTCTAAAAGTTCTTCGTAATAAATATTTCTTAAAAAATTTCCGTAAGAAAAACAGCACATTATTAAAATTAATAGAAAAATATATTTTCTCATAATATTTCCTCCTTTTATTAATTATTCACCCAAAAAAATTGTGAATCTTTTTCCACCTTTTTCTACAATTACTCTATCTTTCTCAATAGCAACTATCTTTTTTCCATCAATAATGTCCCCAACACGAACTACTTGATTGTTAATAACTGCGTAAGCCTCGTTTTTACTTATGGTAATTGCTGAAACAACCAACGATTTCATTTCAGCAGCATAAGAAAAATCTCTTACAAAAGGATCCTCTCCCCATTTCTCAGTATCTTCTTCTATCTTGGCGGTACCCATCGGTTTAAACTCTAAAGTCTCTTTTTTTGCCGAAATTTTAACGACAGTTAATGTTTCCTTTTTAACCACTGAAGGAACTATCGATTCTTTTTTAATTTCTTGTTTTTGCAAAACTGCCAATGTTTCTTGTTTTACTTTTGACTTCGTAATTCTAGTAACCGAAGTAATTTTTGATTTGGGTTTTGGCCGCAATAAAGTAAAAAAAATCAAAACGACTACTAAAATTCCAATCAAAATAATTAACCTTTGTCGCATATTATTATAGTAATAAAATTTTTAAAAATGTCAATTTATCTCCTTTTTTTACTTCTTAATGTTGTTAAGGGAACGCAATTCTCGCCAACACGCACAGTAGTAATTTCGCCAAGATAGTCAAGAGTAATCTTATCAGATTCAATTTTTACAATTCTTCTTCCCATTATTTCATCACCCACTTTATATTGTTTTCCATCGATTAGAGCGTATGGAGTATTTTCTACTGTTATAATTGCTTGTAAGATATACATTCCCTTAGTTCTTTTTCTTCTCGCTTTCTTTCTACCTTCTCTTTGTAATTTTTGTAATTCTCTCTGTCTCCTTCTTTCTTCTTTTAATCGTTTTCTTTCTAATTTTCTTAATTCTCTCTCCTTTCGTCTTTCTTCTCTACTTTTCTTTTCCCTTTTTTCTAAACTCCCTACTCTTCTTCCAGCTTTTCTTGCTCGCTTACTTCCTTCAACAACCTCCTGTGTTTTTCGGACAGCCTGTTGAACAGGCTTTTTCTTTAAAATTCGTGAACCAACAAAAATTAGAATAAACAAAAGAATCAAAATAGGTATTAATCTTCGCATAATACCTCCTACAAAATTTTTCCTACTAAACTAGAAGCAAATATGTTAACCAGAATTCTTGCTTCAATTAATGGTTTTATCTCATCTTTACCGGTAAATTCTAATTCGTAAACTTTAATAAAATAAGGGAATTTCCTTAAATCAGCAATAAATTTTCCAATATCTAAATACCTTCCTTGAAGAGTAATTTCAAAAGGAATTGGTCTTAAAGGATTTTCTTTTGTTTCTTGTGTTAAAAGAGTATCCAAACCCGGTGGTCGAATACTGAGAAATTTTATATTATATTTTTTGGCTTCTTCTGACAATTGTCTAACCAATTGTAAAACCTCGCTTCGTGGGGCAATACGGGCAACAAATTCTCTATTCTCTTCCTCTAATTTAGCGATTCTCTGTTTTAAAACTTCTGTCTCCTTAGCCAATTTTCTTAATTCCTCAATCTTTGTTTTTAACGCTTTAGCTTCTGATTTTAATTTTGCCCGCGAAGCAATTTTGGGCTGATAAAAGAAAATTACAAAAATCACAATTATTAAAAAAAGTACAATCAATCCACCCACTAGCCATTTTCTTTGTAAAAGATTCATCTTTACCTCCCTATTCTAATAGGCATTCCAATTCAAAATTCAAAACTTCTTCTCCGATAAGATAAGTTTTTGTTTTATTAATCAAATTAACCTCTTT harbors:
- a CDS encoding EamA family transporter; translation: MDCRIYCLVTLLGWGLWGFGTKLLGKFYPPFPLSFFSNVGTVIFLCFFIFKFPLPINKFSFYSLINGLVAGIGTIGFYFALNKGEASVVFPITSLYIVFPVILGYIFLREPITLKHLLGFIFSLIAIYLLSS
- a CDS encoding YebC/PmpR family DNA-binding transcriptional regulator produces the protein MAGHSKWAQIKHKKAKVDQQRGKLFSKLAREITTAARLGGGNPDFNPRLRMAIEAAKEANMPSENIERAIKRGTGELPGVVYEEIEFEGYGPEGVAIIVKTLTDNRNRTVNDIRHIFSKYGGNLGQAGSVSWQFRPKGVIMVSKEKVDEETIFNIALEAGAEDIKVDESSYQIITSLEDFSKVKERLKENNVPIDHAELTKLPLTTVTITDEKVAEKILKLISAIEELEEVQQVYSNFDINENILEKFAAKE
- a CDS encoding prepilin peptidase; amino-acid sequence: MAVFNKIFAFVIGLVFGSFFNVLIYRTPRGISIIKPSSFCPFCQKKIKFYDNIPLISFLLLGGKCRCCKRSISFRYPIVELLTGFIFLFSYERHNFSFKTILLIFLFSALLIIFFIDWEFQIIPDWLNYPGILFGFLFNIDKFPLFSLYGIVVGAGFLFLLRLIWLLLRKKEAIGGGDIKMAGFLGSYFGYKNVLFIIFCGAILGLVVSLFLLILKKRSIKDYIPFGSFLAVSTVLNFLFGEYLFYWYINLFKR
- a CDS encoding type IV pilus twitching motility protein PilT, whose amino-acid sequence is MEKKEEKYVKKIDELLKYAAAYGASDLHITANNPPIIRVNGELKRIPGPPLKKEDTKEIIYSILNKEQIETLEKKRELDFSYTWGEATEGMRLEYVSKDRIRARVNVFLDMNGIGAAFRIIPARIRTLEELPAPPIVAELVRKKRGLILVTGPTGCGKSTTLASMIDLLDREKALRIITIEDPIEYVFKGRNCLISQREIGVHSRSFVSALRACLREDPDVILIGEMRDLETISLALTAAETGHLVLSTLHTNNVAETVDRVIDVFPAEQQNFIRHIFANVIVGIISQILVPRKEGGRAAAMEILVGTPAIKNLIRENKSYQIPSLVQTGTEFGMQTLDQSLIKLYQQGIITRETLFEYCNDEKFVRSVLSGGF
- a CDS encoding secretin N-terminal domain-containing protein, which produces MRKYIFLLILIMCCFSYGNFLRNIYYEELLEKIRITLSCDTFCEFQTSLNLFPPTINIILFGVKSSTKETIEVAKFGIKNFIIKEDKEGTKVNINLEAPYAYNAFRQNNLIVLELSKETVSLPTEKKMTEKTVSLEVKDADIIDVLRMLSRLGNINIIASPEVKGTVTMRFDDVPFSVAFSAILRAVECNAVEISEGVIMVKPFKKDIEGELHTRVYNLNYAEANDIKKVIDKFLSSKGRVEAVEKKIGEGGGSKRASYLIITDIPEKLAEIEKLIAELDRPAPQISIEAKFIETTISSDEIYGIDWSIRTAATATVPDIGKEIAIPITFKHLIIGKLSFAQMSAALELLQSKGKAKLLANPHTLTMDNQKATVEMVTKVPLLEVRVDPETRERVYTWRERSIGIMLTVSPHLTKDGSITMEIEPKVEAIIGWRTAGEQEVPIIATREAKTQVAAKDGEVIVIGGLKREQETRAETRIPILGSIPILGKLFTRTSIRKEESELLIFIIPRVIESQG
- the pilO gene encoding type 4a pilus biogenesis protein PilO, with the translated sequence MNLLQRKWLVGGLIVLFLIIVIFVIFFYQPKIASRAKLKSEAKALKTKIEELRKLAKETEVLKQRIAKLEEENREFVARIAPRSEVLQLVRQLSEEAKKYNIKFLSIRPPGLDTLLTQETKENPLRPIPFEITLQGRYLDIGKFIADLRKFPYFIKVYELEFTGKDEIKPLIEARILVNIFASSLVGKIL